The genomic stretch ATTTTAGGGATAATAACGTAAGTAAATCATTTTAAGAAGCAATTTCTCGCAATATTTTAACCAGCGATCGCAATGACCAATCTCGATAAACCCGTCTATAGCTCCAGCAAAATCCGTCCACGCAAACAATTTGGGCAACATTGGTTGCGAAGTGATGCAGTCCTGAACAAAATTTTGCGAGCGGGACAATTGCAGCAAAGCGATCGCATTTTAGAAATTGGACCAGGAACTGGCAATCTCACCCGTTTATTACTGCCCTTTGTGGAATCCCTCACCGCCGTAGAAATTGATCGCGATCTTTGCGAGAAGCTTCGCAAAACCATGAATCAACCTAACTTCCAATTAATCGAAGGTAGTATTCTCGATATTCCACTTCCCACTGGAACTAATAAAGTCATTGCCAATATTCCCTACAACATCACAGGCGAAATCCTCAAAAAGCTATTGGGAACCCTAGCAGAACCTATACAACAGTTTGAGCAAATCGTTCTATTAGTCCAGAAAGAAATTGGCGATCGCCTTGCGGCAAAAGCTGGTCACAAAGCCTATAATGCTCTCAGTGTAAAGATTCAATACCTTGCGGATTGTCAATTTATTTGTGATGTCCCTGCTGCCGCCTTCTATCCACCCCCAAAAGTTAATTCCGCCGTTGTTCGCATCATTCCCCGTCCACCGATCACTCCCGCCAGCGATCCTAAATTCTTAGATCGGCTAATCACTCTTGGGTTTGCAACTAAACGGAAAATGTTACGCAACAATCTCATCTCCGAAATAGATCGCGATCGCCTAGTTCTAATCCTAGAATCAATGGGAATCAATGCACAAGTACGCGCCGAAGATCTCGATGTTGCTCAATGGGTCGCCCTGAGCGAAGAAGTGATCAAGGTAAAATCATCATGATTAAATCAGGGTATAAAATGTTTTGAGAGAGATATAGCTATTGAGTATGAAGAGTTAAAATTTAATCAAAATAACTATGCCAACTAAACAATTTATTAATTAACGTTTTTATTGATTAACGTTATTTTAGTTTTGTTCTTTATAAAGGTCTGTTTCAAAAGTTGTTTCAAGAGTTTGCTCAATGAAATTAGGATAGATAATCGTGTCAAACAATTCTCTCAGAATTTCTTTTCTGTTTCCCTTGATACTGTCAAGGATATTTTCATAGTCTTGTTTAACAAATTTTTCTCTAGCAGACCTTCTTTCTGCCAGTGAAATTTGGTGTATGCGTTCTTTATCTTCAGGTTTAGGATATATACCATGTAGCCATGTTGTATGTAGAGCTAGAGCTAAATTTAAAGGCTGAGGATCTTTAGAGCATAGACGGAGAGGTGCTTTCTTAAAGTCATTAGCATCAAAAACCCAAAATTCATCTTTAGCGTGTTGGGGATTTTCTGGATCGTCGTCAGCAATCACAATACAAGCAATAAATCCATGAACCGAAGGATCTCGTTCAGATGGGCAGGGTAGTGAACTTGGAATAAATTGTGGTGAACAAGCAAAGTATCCTGCTGGAAAAGCATATTGATCTTCAATCTTCATTGCTTGCGTATCAAGTCTTAGAAGTGTGGCAGGTTTATTGTCTTTTGGTAGATCCTCAAAACAAACAACTCTGCGCTTTCTGTCTTTGAATTCCTTATAAATTCTTTCAGGAATTAATTCCCATGAAAAGCCCCAAGACATCCAGTAGATATTTTTGACGATAGTTTCTGATGATTTCCCTAGATCATCTCGACAAAGATCGTAGTGAGTATATACTGTCGGTGCCCATGTGGAATTCCAGTCAAGGACATGCTGAGATTCTTCAATTTTGCTTGTCTGAGTGTTAATTACATAGCGACCAAAACATCCTAAATCAAGAGTTCCAACCATCATTCCTTCAAGTTCATTTGGTTGATTTCGCAAGTGTGGTTTTGATGGGATATTGGAATCATAACGAGTGATCCATTCGGTTACATCCCAACCAATGCTATGCCCAATGTGTAATGTAATTTTATCTTCGGAATCACTATAGTCCGCCGCAAAGTGAGAGATTTCTAGAGGGATTTTTACTTGTTGAACTTCTAGACGCTTTGGATCTTTTATTGTCCCACCATTTTCTTGCAACTGATCCCGTTTGATAATATAAAGATTGTTAAAGAGCGCGGGTGGGATTGGCTGTAAGAAAACTGATTGAATCAATGAGCCTAACCATTTAAAATAGTTCTTATTAAATATTGGAAGTTTGAGAAAACCAAAGAGAAAAGGGGCAAAAACCTGAGAAAACTCCATCTGAAATGAGATATCTGCCACGATGATGTGATTTTCTGTGATCGCAAGCTGGTGTAACGACTGCTGGACGATGACAGGGTTTCCATCGGGTAGATATAGTCGCCAACGTTCAAGTGTTTTTTGATTTGGGCAATACCGAAGGAGATCAGTATATCTCCCAAATAGTTGTTCTTTTTCTAGCTCTTTTGTGGCAATACACTTCGACAATTTGTCAAACAAAAGATTAACAGTTTTGCTACCCCAACCGTTATATCCTGTTGAATAGTTAGTTGTATATATTTCTTGGTCTTTTGATTTACTATCTAATTTTGACAGATCTACTGCTGGATGCGCTGAGTTGATATGTGCATCAAAGATAGTTTTACTTGAATTAATAGGAAAAATACCTAACCAATCTTTAATTAAACCCATTGGTTCTATTAATTCTAGAGAATCAGGATCGATTTCATGGGGACGACCTCCGTCAATCGTGACCCAGAGGCGATCTCCTAGATGCAAAAAAGCTGTATTTAGTTGATTGCGAGCGCCCAGAGTCAAACTGGATCGCACTTGTCCGCCATTTCGAAAAGATTCCCAATAGCTAAACAAAGGATGCTTTTTAGCAAACCAACTTTTTGGTAATTGATCGCCTCCAGAGCAATAATGCTGAATCGCCAGATCGGCATAGTAGCAAGGAGTTTTCATAATGCGCGTTTTAAGTGTGGATTGCCCCTTCTCAAAACCCAATCGATAAACCATGCCATCGCCAGTATAAAGCTGTGTGCCGTATTCCTTTGGCTTCTTTGCGCTTTGAAACAGTGCGCCTACAAAGAAAGCATAACCATGTAGCCCCTCAAATCCTTCTGGGAATTTCTCATTCTGATAAGGAGAATTGTATTTGATAGGCTTGTACAGATCGTCTGGATTGTGCTGACAACAATCTAATTGTATTTCTTGCTCAACTCGACTAGTTTTTGTAGCAGAGTTTGGTACGTGGGGAATGTTTGTCATATCACAAAGCTCCTAAACTGCTCAGCATAGTTTTTTGGGCGGAAGTTATTCCAGTGGATCCTGTCAGCTTCATGCCTTCATAAGGTCTGGGAACTCGTAATGTAAGATTACAGGTTTCTTGAGCAATATTCCATACTTTAACTGTTTCATCTTCGCTAGCACTTACGAGAAATTGGCTATTTGGACTAAAACTAACTTGTAAAACCCAATTCTCGTGTCCATGTAGAGTTTTGTAACAACGCCAAGATTCTGTATTCCATAGCTTGATCGTGCGATCGCATCCACAACTAGCCAACCATTTTCCATCAGGGCTAAATGCTAAAGAAAGAACCCATCCCGTGTGCCCAGATAACTGATGAATTTGCTTACCTGGTTCATCCCAAATAATTATTAAGTTATCTAATCCACCAGTAGCAATATTGCAACTATGAGGATGAATAGCAACAGAAGTAAGTCGATTAGTATGTCCTGTTAATGTTTGTATGCACTTACCAAGTTTAATGTCCCAGATCTTTGCTGTTTTATCTTCACTAGCACTGATAAGCAATGATTGTTGTGGATGAAATGCGATCGCGCCGATTCTATCTGTGTGATCTTGAAAAGTATGCACTAGTCCACCAGTTTCGGCATTCCAGATTTTAATAGTATGATCAAAGCTGCTACTAGCGATTATCTGTGCATCGTTACTATATACCAAGGCATTTACGCGATCGCTATGTCCTTTCAAGAGATGTATACATTGTAATGTGTCAAGTTGCCAAATCCGAATTGTGCCATCCTGTCCTCCACTAGCTAGTAGAGCTTGTTTAGGATGGAAAGTAGTAGTCGTAACGCCGCGCTGTTCGTGAAAGAGTTTATGGAGGCACTTAGAAGTCTGAGTATTCCAAATCCGCACATACCCATCAATGTGTCCAGTAGCAATTGTGGTTCCGTCAGGTGAGAACATGGCGGCAAAAATAGGATTGGCATAGCCTAAAATTGTTCGGACACATTTTCCGCTATTGATGTCCCATAACTTTACTGTTTGATCTTCACTAGCACTAGCCACTGTCTGGCTATCAGGACTAATCGAGATCGACCAAATACGATGTTGATGTTCCGCAATTGTACGAATACACTTTTCGTTGGCATAATCCCATATCTTGATTGTGCGATCCTCGCTACAACTAGCAACCAATTTGCCATCGGGGCTAAAAATTGCGATCCATATCCAACCTTCATGTCCATTTAGTGTGGTAAGACATTCACCATCTTGTGAATGCCACAAACGGATGGTGCGGTCAAAACTGCTACTTAACACTAAACTTCCATCAGGGCTAAATGTTGCAGGAATGACCCAACTTTCATGTCCTCTCAGAACGTGTAAGCATTCTCTCCTCTCCAAGTCCCAGATCCGAATTGTACAATCACTACTCCCACTAGCCAAAAGCTTTCCATCAGGATGAAAACAAGCACCCATTACCCAATGTTCATGTCCTTGTAATGTATATAACTGGCAACCATCTTCTAGTCTCCGAATTTGGATCTCTCGTTCGCTGGTAGTAACTAGAAACTGTCCATTTGGACTAAAACACATGGAACGCAAATTATCTCCAAGTACATAGAGGCAAGTACCATTCTGCCAATCCCAAATCCTTACTGTTCCATCATCTGAGCCGCTTGCCAGTAAGCTTCCATCAGGACTAAATACCAACCCGCGCACCCAATTTATATGTCCACATAGTTTACCAATTTGTTGTCCATCGGTGATCCGCCAAAGATAAATTTCACAGTTTACATTTCCTGTAGCCAAGATAGAACCTTCAGGATGATAAACCACTGATAGAACCATGCCAAATGCTTGTGTGAAGACAACTTCTTCAAAATTTGCTGAGGTAAAATTAGTGTTTGGAAGATTTACGGATTGCAAATATGCTTGTCGAATGTGGAGATATGAAAAGTCATAACCATCCAAATTGAAGTTTAGATGACAAAGCAAGTTGATTAAATTTCCTGCTAAGTAACCTGATTGCGTAGGAGCTGCTTTACGTTGTTTGGCAAGTAAGGACTGAATTTGGGTTTCTATGGCAAATTTATCGCCTAATTCGAGTAGCAGTCGATCGCTAATCGCTTCAAGAATAGAGCGTACTTGGGCTTGACGGATATAGTCTTTGCTTTGGGCTTTGAGAAGTGCATAATGTTCCAGAAAATCTGGTTGTAAGCTAATTAACTCGCACACTACCTTCTGCACAAACTTATCAGTGATGAATTCCATCATTACTGGTTGCAATGACCAAAGCCCACTGTTTCCCTCAATCAGGCTTCTTCTTTTTAAGGATTGCACTGCTGTAAGCAATTGCTTTTTGATAAATTCAGAAACAATGTTGGATTCTAATTGCGCGATCGCAACTGGTTCGCGCTCGATCGCTAACCAGTAGATCACACATTGTTCGGGCACAGACAATCGGGAAAACTGTTTTTCTAATAGGTCTTGAATTCTTTCAATCTGGAATCCACTTTTTGGGGCTAAAGCTAAAAAGCTAGAAATATCTCCATCAAACAGTTCTTGAGTCTCCGAAGCTAATATTTTTAGGGCAAACGGACTACCACTACAATAGTGAAAAATCTCCTGCCACTCTGCATCACTACTGCTAAAACATTGGCTATTCGTCAAGATTGGCAAACCTTCAGATTGGCTTAGTCCACTTAGAGGAAGCGATCGCACCCGCGTCCTTTCAACGATACCAGTAATCTCTTTAGGAGCCTCTCGACTAGTTATGACTAAGCAACTATGATGATCCACCTCACTAAATCTTGAGAGCAAGTGTCCATAGATTTCGTAGCCATCTCGATATTGACCAGCACGAGTTCCACTCTGAAAAACTGATTCAAAATTATCTAAGATCAATAAGCATTTCGATTGGCGTACATACTCTAAAAGTTTGGCAACTTGCTGCTCTGGTATATCGGGTAATCTTGCTTCAACTTGATTAGAGAGAATACTTACAATTTCGGTCAGTATTTCTGAAAGGGGAGGAGCATCACGTAGCGATCGCCAAATCACATAATCAAACCCTTGACCTATTTGATGTGTAGTTTGAAGAGCGATCAAACTCTTCCCCATACCACCCATACCCACTATCGCCACCAATCGACATTGCTCTGTGACAACCCACTGCTCTAAGGTCGCGATTTCCTCTGCTCTACCGTAAAAATTATCGCGATCAGGTAAACCAAACCAAGTGTTGCGATCGGAAACTTTCTTATTATCATCGCTTGCAAAAAGTTCAGGGTGTAGTCGATAAAATCTTTCTAGTGCAGCTTTAAAATTAGTTTTGCTAACTGGTTCACCTAAAGCATTCGATATAGATTTCCAAAGCTTTGGACCAATATCTTTTTTTAAATAATCTGGGGAAATATATTTTTTAGGTCGAGCGCTATCTGCAATTTCTTCATAGGTTTGTCCTACTATTGCACCTTCAAGTACTCGTTTCTCCATATCATTCAGCCCTTTGCCCACTTTTGCAAAAAGGGCTACATCAGCAATATTGGTAATCAAATCAACATCTTTGTCCATAAAGCCTAGGGACTGATTAGGGATTAATTTGGTAAGTATACCTGAACTTTACTTACCTTTTTACCTTACTAACTACTGAACTTATCTCCATCGACCTATTGAGTTAGCTATAGGAAACTAGCATTTGTCAACCAAGTTCAATTAAAGAGATTCCAATGAGACTTCTATTTCAACGCAGTTTTTCTGTAATTATTGCATCTAGTTCTTTGCTTGTTGCCTCACCATCTTTAGCGACAAATACACAAAGTGATTTGGCTACTAACCTGATGACATCATCTCAACCATCACTTGATATTGGATCTGCTAATTTGAGCCTAAACCCTCAGCCAATCCGCGTCAGTGTTGCCCCAAACTGGGTCTCTAAGTTGCCGTCGGTAAGAAATCGGATTATTGGAGAACTTGAAGGTTATCTCAAGAAACTGGCGCAGGGCAACCAAGGATCTGCCAAGATTGAAGCTCTGCGCATTGAGGGTAGAGATTTGTACGTAAAAGTACTAATTCATCACAAGCACAAACCTAAGCAGCAGTGGGGTGTCCCTCTAGGCATTCCTTACAGTCTTCAGACATGGATTGAAACGAGATACAATCCTTTAGACAACAGGTCAATTGGAGACAGGACTAAACTTTGTGTTCGAGGGCCTAGTGTGATCGGCAGCCCAAGCTTGTGCGTAACAGCAGGAGAGGTTCGACGAATTATTAGTTCTTTCTTGTGAGATGTCAATCTGCACAGTTATCTAGCTAAATCATGAACTATAGCGGTTTTCAGATGAATATGGTCAAAGCAACTTATCTCCAACAGCTCTGTAGAGACAGTTTTATATGTAACCAGTCAAATGAAAAACCGCTATTTTCAACTTAAGGCGATTAGAATGTTTATCCATTCACGTTTCATCCCGTAGGTTAAGTAATACTCAATAACAAAATCCTCCAAGTACAGAGCAAAAAATCAAAGATAGAATGGTACAACCGTCTAAAATCTTGATCCAGTATTGACTAAATCTATAGTCAATACTGGATCACTAGAAAAAAATTTCAAGTTTTCTATTCTTTGCTTAGCAAGTTTTTTCAAAACTATTTCTTTCCTTTTGTCTATGTATGAATGTTGCTGATTTTCATAGGTTACCTGAACTTAACTTACCTTTTGACTTCATTAACTACTGAACTTATCCCCATCGCTTATTTTGGATGGATTTGAGATATTGATGGCATGGATAGAGGCAAAAAACGTTCCATATCAAAACAAAAACACTATAAGGAGTCATCCATGAATTTCGCTCTACTCAAAAGCTCGTTTGCAACAACACTACTTCTCTCAATCATCACATCTACAGGCTCTGCCTACGCTTACAAACCTATTCCAGATTGGGAGACAAATCCGCGCAAACCCGCTAAACCTATCAGTTGTACTTGCAATGGCAATCCTGTTCCGCCAAAACTATGCCCCATGATTCACTGTCCTGATTTTAAGTCAAGTTCTCTACAGACGATTCTTCAAGTCGGAGGAGTTTCTAAAACTGATAGAGCCGAGACTAATGATTTGATTGCTGGACGCTATCGTGAACGTGGACCAGGTGGTGGTATTGGACGACAGATTTCCGCAAACAATGCTGATGCAACTACTCTTGTCGCTGGGAAATACCCCACTTCTTGTACAGGTTTGATTCTGTAGAAATATGAAGACATGCCGCATTTTCTGCGGCGTGTCTATATCTAGGACAAATTCTAATCTTAATAATTTGAACATTACAAGGACGCAATCCATGTACAGCTTTGCACAGAAAAAATTTGCACTTTTTCCATTTGTTGTTTTTGCCATTTTTCCCATTACAGGTTTAATCAGCATACAACCTTCAACTAAATCTCAATCTTTGGATCAGGCATTAAAACTTGCAATTACTAGAATTGGCAATGCAAAAATCTCTCTCAATGTTGAAACAAGAACAACCCCTAATCCTGCCAAATTATTTGCTGCTAGAGGTTTCACATTTCCATATGCATTTGAGACAATCATGTCGTCTCCACTCCTTATTGAAAGGACAAAAGCTGATTCTGAGATTGATTGTCACGTTCCTATCAAAGCAGGTTTTTACACAAAATGTTAGCACTAAATAAATACTGGAACTATAAAGTTCGTTCTCCTCCTTTTGAGACGAGCTTTATTTCACGACCGACAAGATTAAACAATACAAATTAGGAGAATCTATCATGAACCCAAGTATAGAATGTCTAGCATTGATCAAGAAGTGGGAAGGACTACATCGCTTACGCGCCGATGGATTGATTGAAGCTTACCGCGATCCTATTGGTATTTGGACAATTGGCTATGGTTCGATCGCTAACTTGGATGAAAGTAGACCTGTCCGCGAAGGCGATGTGATTACAGAATCAACTGCCCTACGCTGGCTGCAAGCTGAAGTGGAAGAAAAAGCAAAGCGTATTGATCAGCTTTGCAAAGTTACCCTCAAGCAATGTATGTTTGATGCCATTGTTTCCTTTGCTTACAATGTTGGTACAGAAGAAGGTGGATTTAAAACATCCACGCTACTTCGCAAACTAAATCGAGGAGATTATGAAGGAGCCGCTCAAGAATTCGATCGCTGGATCAATGCCAATGGAAGACCTTTTCAAGGATTGATCAATCGTCGCAACGATGAAGAAGCCCTATTTCGGCAAGATGGATTTCCTGCTACTATCGCAGGAGTTGCGCCAATAGAAAGTCTTGAGGCAGAAGAATCTCCTTATCAACCCGCACCATTGCCTTTCCCCATCTCGCGGACTTTGCGTGAAGGGGATATTGGAGATGACTGCTATACTCTCAATTGCGCCCTAGCAGGACTAGGTTTTCTCGCAATGGCAAGTCAGCCCAACAAATTCACCTCAGTCACTAAACTCATATTACGCAGAAGTCTAAAAAGGTTTCAGGGAGTGCCATTCCAAGTAAGATTGCTGCAAAGCCTTGATATATAACTTGGATTTGAGAGCAAAATGATTGAGTTTAGAATTAAGTTTGAGAACCGAGATTGTCAAGTAAAATGTGTAAAGTCTAGAAGCTAGACGTGGAGACGATCCTCGAAGAGGATGGCAAAGCGATTAAGAGCAGGTTTCCAATCACGAATCGGCATCGTCCACTTCTTCGAGATATTCCGCATTGCTAAATAAACGAGCTTGAAAGCAGCATCATCAGAGGGAAAAATCTGTTGGGATTTAATCACCTTCCGCAAACTACTGTTCATCGACTCAATCGCATTGGTGGTATAAATCGCCCTGCGAATCTCGGTCGGGAAAGCAAAGAAGGGGATAATGTTTGCCCAATGACTGCGCCAAGACTTGGAGATTGATGGATATTGCTTGTCCCACTTTTCAGCAAAGAGTTCGAGATTAAACTCAGCCTCCGATTCCGTCGCCGCGCTATAAATAGCCTTGAGGTCAGCACAAACTTGCTTGCGTTGTTGCCAAGGTACAAAAGCGACCGAGTTTCTGACCATGTGGACAATGCATAACTGCACCTGAGTTTTAGGAAATACCGTCTCAATCGCATTAGGGAAACCAGTCAAGCCATCGACACAGGCAATCAAAATATCTTTGACCCCACGGTTGTGAATTTCGGTGAGTACTGACAACCAGAATTTCGCACCTTCATTCGGAGAAATCCACATACCCAGTAATTCCTTGTACCCGTCCATATTCACGCCCAAGGCAAAGTACAAGGATTTGTTAATCACTCTGCCATTGTCTCGGACTTTGATGACTAGACAGTCCAGAAAGACGATTGGATAGACTGCTTCAAGGGGACGGTTTTGCCATTGCTTCACCTCGTCAATTACTGCATCTGTAACATTGGAAATAAGTGTTGGTGATACTTCAACACCATACATTTCTTGCAACTGGGCTTGAATATCCCTGACACTCATACCTCGTGCGTAGAGAGCAATGATCTTTTCATCTAGTCTTGACAAGCGACTTTGTCCTTTCTTCACCATCTGCGGTTCAAACTCCCCTTGCCGATCTCGGGGGACTGCGATTTCGGCTACGCCAAAGTCACCTTGCACTTTTTTCTGGCTATAACCGTTGCGACTGTTGGTTTGTCCTTCTGGTCTAGGTTCGTGCTTACCGTATCCCAGATGGGTTGATAGTTCTGCTTCCAATGCTCTCTCCACCAACGCGGTTGTCAGTTGTTTCAGAATGCCTCCTTCTCCGAATAGGTCAGGTGGTGTTTTACATTCTTGCAGCAATTCGTCGAGCAATTCTTTGCGTATATTCATCAGTTTTAGTGTTGGTAATTGTGTGTCTAGATCATCTCTCTGTATATATCCCAGACTTTACACACTTCACTTTACACTCTCGATTAATGGCAAAAATCAATGGGAATGGGTATTCCAGAATGAGCAAGTATGTTTTCATATCATCCGACCTTCTAGAGGTGGAGATGTCATCACCGAAGTAATGGCAGAGCATCAACCAGAGGTATGGGTATCAGATTTGTTTAGCGCCCAAAAGACCAATCCAGCGACAGCATGGCAAGTTTGTCTTGCCCATCAACTCAGAGATTGTCAGTATGGAATTGATGCAGGAGACCATATTTTCTCTGGCAGGATGAAAAAACTGCTGCTACGAGCTTTGGTGCTGCGAAGGCGATGGTCGGATTTAGCTGACTCTACCCGTTACCAATACCGATGTCGATTGTTTCGAGATCTCGACAGTATTCTCTCTCTGTTACCCACTCAAGAAGATGGACTGAGATTACAGAAACGTTATCTGGAGTTACGAGAAAACTTATTTCTGTTTTTGGATGACCCCACGATCCCACCGACTAATAACTCTAGCGAACAGGCTTTGCGTTGGAGTCTCATTTTTAGAAAAGTTACGAATGGGTTTCGCTCTGATTGGGGACGTGACTTATTTGCGGCTGTTCGCTCGATTGTCAATACTGGAAAAAGACAAGGCTTCTCTGCTTTTGAGTCGATTCTTATCGCTTTGAATCCTCTCAAATCATTGCTTGCTTTAGGTTGAGCAATTACTTAAAATCTAGAAACTAAAACAGCAGAAGTATCATTTATGATTGGTTTTGCTGTTTTTTCTTTAAGTAAATCTATTCTTTAATGAATTCGTAATCCGTCCGAAACTCGTGTTAGATAAATGCTATAAAATCTGTGACAAGAATTTCTTTGTGCGTTCTTCTTTAGGATTTTGGAAAAACTCTTCAGGGGTTGCCTCCTCGACGATTACACCACCATCCATAAATACAATGCGATCCGCGACTTCACGGGCAAAGCCGACCTCGTGCGTCACTACCACCATCGTCATTCCCGAATCTGCTAGCGATCGCATCACATCTAAAACTTCGCGCACCATTTCAGGATCGAGGGCAGATGTCGGTTCATCGAAGAGCATGATTTTGGGTTGCATTGCCAAGGCTCTGGCGATCGCCACCCGTTGTTGCTGTCCACCCGATAGCTGTAAGGGATACTTATGGGCTTGCTGAGCAATACCAACTCTCTCTAATAACTGGGTGGCAACTTCAGACGCTTTGGTCTTTGACCATTTACGAACCCATGATGGTGCGAGGGTAATATTCTGGAAAACCGTGAGATGAGGGAAGAGATTAAATTGCTGAAATACCATCCCCACTTCACGGCGGATGGCATCGATATTGCGATGATTCTCTGGCGACAACTCAAATCCATCAATGAAGATCTTACCCTGTTGATATTCTTCCAAGGCATTAAAAGTTCTAGCGAAAGTGGATTTGCCTGAACCAGAAGGTCCCATGATGACAACAACTTCACCACGATTTACAGTCAGACTTACACCTTTGAGAACATGAAAGTTGCCATACCATTTATGAACATTTTGCGCGACAATCATCGGCTCAGACATGGCTGGATTTTGATCTAGTGTTTCTTGCATGATGGTTGATTACCTTTGCTAATTACAAGAAAGAGAATAGTTTACAAGGCAAACTATTCTCTTTTATAGGTTATTTTGATGAACTACACGGGCATCGAGACCTATTTCCGATCGCATAATTGTTTTTAAGACTTCAGCGCGATCGCGATCGGGATATCCTTGCACCATGATGATATTTCCGAAACGGGAAGGAATAACTTTTGCAGATGGGACAACACTTCGCACTCGACTAAGAACTTCACTATCTGAGGATGGAATCACTACGAGATAGGGAGCAGTATCGATCGCTGGTGGGGGAACTAGTGCCGCAACTTTAGAATTATAAGGAATAGGATTTGGTGGAATGTAGGTAGAAGTACTGTTGACGGTGGTTGGTGTAGTTGGATTTGGTGGAATGTAGACAGGGGTTGGAGTCGGATTGGTAGGAGATACTTGTGGTGGAGTGCTGGGAATAAATTTGGACTGAGGTAGCGTCACTGGCTGGGGTGGCACTACAGGAATGGGATCGCGATCAATCAAAATATCAGTGGGATTTTGAGAAACACTTGTTGATGTTGGCGTGGATGTTGTAGTAGATGGCTTTGGCGTAGCAGCTAGAGCTGATGTCTGAGGAGTTGGCGCATTGGAGGATGTACTAGGTTGAGTCTCTACACTTTGCTGTGGCACATCTGGCAAAGGTTCGATTAGTACGCTATTGCTAGATGGTGGTAATACGGTTGGGGGCGTGGTAGGGCGATTAAAACTTGGTTGGGGCGATCGCGTGATTTCTACATTATCAACGGTGTTGGGATTATTACTAGGATTAGATATAGTAGTTGAGGTAGTGCTAGGGACTAGCGATCGCGATGGTGTAACTATTGGAACAGAACTACTCGCAATCTGAGGTGCAGGAGCCGTTGGGGATTCCCCACTAAAAGCAATCTCACCTGCAATTTTTTTAGGATCGAGTTCATTGCCGACGGCAACTTGGGTTACTCCCGAATTATTGTTGAGATCTTTGCCAAGATTATTACGGAAA from Pseudanabaena sp. Chao 1811 encodes the following:
- a CDS encoding lysozyme; this encodes MNPSIECLALIKKWEGLHRLRADGLIEAYRDPIGIWTIGYGSIANLDESRPVREGDVITESTALRWLQAEVEEKAKRIDQLCKVTLKQCMFDAIVSFAYNVGTEEGGFKTSTLLRKLNRGDYEGAAQEFDRWINANGRPFQGLINRRNDEEALFRQDGFPATIAGVAPIESLEAEESPYQPAPLPFPISRTLREGDIGDDCYTLNCALAGLGFLAMASQPNKFTSVTKLILRRSLKRFQGVPFQVRLLQSLDI
- a CDS encoding IS256 family transposase, whose protein sequence is MNIRKELLDELLQECKTPPDLFGEGGILKQLTTALVERALEAELSTHLGYGKHEPRPEGQTNSRNGYSQKKVQGDFGVAEIAVPRDRQGEFEPQMVKKGQSRLSRLDEKIIALYARGMSVRDIQAQLQEMYGVEVSPTLISNVTDAVIDEVKQWQNRPLEAVYPIVFLDCLVIKVRDNGRVINKSLYFALGVNMDGYKELLGMWISPNEGAKFWLSVLTEIHNRGVKDILIACVDGLTGFPNAIETVFPKTQVQLCIVHMVRNSVAFVPWQQRKQVCADLKAIYSAATESEAEFNLELFAEKWDKQYPSISKSWRSHWANIIPFFAFPTEIRRAIYTTNAIESMNSSLRKVIKSQQIFPSDDAAFKLVYLAMRNISKKWTMPIRDWKPALNRFAILFEDRLHV
- a CDS encoding IS66 family transposase — translated: MSRSSLCIYPRLYTLHFTLSINGKNQWEWVFQNEQVCFHIIRPSRGGDVITEVMAEHQPEVWVSDLFSAQKTNPATAWQVCLAHQLRDCQYGIDAGDHIFSGRMKKLLLRALVLRRRWSDLADSTRYQYRCRLFRDLDSILSLLPTQEDGLRLQKRYLELRENLFLFLDDPTIPPTNNSSEQALRWSLIFRKVTNGFRSDWGRDLFAAVRSIVNTGKRQGFSAFESILIALNPLKSLLALG
- a CDS encoding amino acid ABC transporter ATP-binding protein codes for the protein MQETLDQNPAMSEPMIVAQNVHKWYGNFHVLKGVSLTVNRGEVVVIMGPSGSGKSTFARTFNALEEYQQGKIFIDGFELSPENHRNIDAIRREVGMVFQQFNLFPHLTVFQNITLAPSWVRKWSKTKASEVATQLLERVGIAQQAHKYPLQLSGGQQQRVAIARALAMQPKIMLFDEPTSALDPEMVREVLDVMRSLADSGMTMVVVTHEVGFAREVADRIVFMDGGVIVEEATPEEFFQNPKEERTKKFLSQIL
- a CDS encoding DUF1565 domain-containing protein produces the protein MRCKPSFFSAIATSMMILAISPPISASPLPLFVQDQNWKLSQQDSNLPQTATLIYVAPRPNANGDGSPNNPYPSIAAALATKPVAGTVIQLQQGTYSAETGESFPIKLPAGVTLRGEPTVRGVNTFINGGGKFISNSFASQNIAILANDDVSIEGLTLTNPNTRGTAVWVETGKRVVISNNTFTNSDREGVFLTGTANANISDNVFRKNGANGLSAVGSSTGDIRNNIFESTGFGLAIGQKSSVNVSNNNILNNVDGIVISNLSAPTLRNNLISDNQRNGIVILKDRKGYPTPDLGTSSNLGKNTFRNNLGKDLNNNSGVTQVAVGNELDPKKIAGEIAFSGESPTAPAPQIASSSVPIVTPSRSLVPSTTSTTISNPSNNPNTVDNVEITRSPQPSFNRPTTPPTVLPPSSNSVLIEPLPDVPQQSVETQPSTSSNAPTPQTSALAATPKPSTTTSTPTSTSVSQNPTDILIDRDPIPVVPPQPVTLPQSKFIPSTPPQVSPTNPTPTPVYIPPNPTTPTTVNSTSTYIPPNPIPYNSKVAALVPPPAIDTAPYLVVIPSSDSEVLSRVRSVVPSAKVIPSRFGNIIMVQGYPDRDRAEVLKTIMRSEIGLDARVVHQNNL